In Streptomyces seoulensis, the following are encoded in one genomic region:
- the mug gene encoding G/U mismatch-specific DNA glycosylase, protein MLADGLHVLFCGINPGLMSAATGHHFARPGNRFWPVLHRSGFTPRQLKPAEERELLSYGLGITNVVSRASARADELSPEEYVEGGRVLAAKVERYAPRWLAVVGVTAYRAAFGDRKAQVGPQERTFGDTRVWALPNPSGLNAHWTVTSMAEEYARLREAAAD, encoded by the coding sequence GTGCTCGCGGACGGCCTCCATGTCCTGTTCTGCGGCATCAACCCGGGCCTGATGTCGGCGGCCACCGGCCACCACTTCGCCCGCCCCGGCAACCGCTTCTGGCCGGTGCTGCACCGCTCCGGCTTCACCCCACGCCAACTGAAACCCGCCGAGGAACGCGAGCTGCTCTCCTACGGCCTCGGCATCACCAACGTGGTGTCCAGGGCATCGGCCCGCGCCGATGAGCTGTCGCCCGAGGAGTACGTCGAGGGCGGCCGGGTGCTCGCCGCCAAGGTGGAGCGCTACGCCCCCCGCTGGCTGGCCGTGGTCGGCGTGACCGCGTACCGGGCCGCCTTCGGTGACCGCAAGGCCCAAGTCGGCCCCCAGGAGCGCACGTTCGGCGACACCCGGGTCTGGGCCCTCCCCAACCCGAGCGGCCTGAACGCCCACTGGACGGTGACGAGCATGGCGGAGGAGTACGCGCGGCTGCGCGAGGCGGCGGCCGACTAG
- a CDS encoding ABC transporter permease — protein MSFVPVLHAEWIKIRTLRSLLGALAAVFAVTVAFSAVTAAQADRSDPLFSVFFGVSLGQVAAVVFGALAVSGEYRGGALRLTLASVPDRTRWFAAKSVAVALPVLAVALPTGLVTLAVGRGPAGLTWAEGLRGVAGCALYLTLMALLAAGLAAVLRSGVGTLGLLIPFLLTVSFVVGDLDSGAADYLPDRAGQLALHSASEGPLGPWAGLAVSALWAAAALGAGAWCVRRRDA, from the coding sequence ATGTCGTTCGTTCCCGTACTGCACGCCGAGTGGATCAAGATCCGGACGCTGCGGTCGCTGCTCGGCGCGCTGGCGGCGGTGTTCGCCGTCACCGTGGCCTTCTCGGCGGTCACCGCGGCCCAGGCCGACCGTTCCGACCCGCTGTTCTCGGTGTTCTTCGGCGTCAGCCTCGGCCAGGTCGCCGCCGTGGTCTTCGGCGCGCTGGCGGTGTCCGGCGAGTACCGGGGCGGTGCGCTGCGGCTGACGCTCGCCTCGGTGCCGGACCGGACGCGGTGGTTCGCCGCGAAGAGCGTCGCCGTCGCGCTGCCGGTGCTCGCGGTGGCGCTGCCGACCGGGCTGGTGACGCTGGCGGTGGGCAGAGGGCCGGCGGGGCTCACCTGGGCGGAGGGGCTGCGCGGGGTGGCCGGCTGCGCGCTGTACCTGACGCTGATGGCGCTGCTGGCCGCCGGACTCGCGGCCGTGCTGCGCAGCGGGGTCGGCACGCTCGGGCTGCTGATCCCGTTCCTGCTGACCGTGTCCTTCGTCGTCGGAGACCTCGACTCGGGCGCCGCCGACTACCTGCCCGACCGGGCGGGCCAACTCGCCCTGCACAGCGCCTCCGAGGGCCCGCTCGGCCCCTGGGCCGGGCTCGCGGTGAGCGCGCTGTGGGCGGCGGCGGCGCTGGGCGCGGGCGCCTGGTGCGTGCGGCGGCGGGACGCCTGA
- a CDS encoding ATP-binding cassette domain-containing protein yields the protein MTSIELRDLTKEYGGRRAVDRLTLTVRPGRVTGFLGPNGAGKSTTMRLVLGLDRPTSGTATLDGRPYAALRDPLRRVGALLDARAAHGSRTAHDHLLALAVSNRLPVTRVGEVLERTGLAPVARRRVRTFSLGMRQRLGIAAALLGDPEVILLDEPANGLDPEGIVWVRTLLRGLAAEGRTVLVSSHLMGETGAFADHLVVLGRGRLLADTPVRDFIDARVRPRVRVRSTDADALGALLTRHGYEGDRAADGTWTVRHARVEEAGRLLAEEGLPVLELALQDASLEEAYLDLTAGEAEFTAQPQEV from the coding sequence ATGACCAGCATCGAACTCCGCGACCTCACCAAGGAGTACGGCGGCAGACGCGCCGTCGACCGCCTGACCCTCACCGTCCGCCCCGGCCGGGTGACCGGCTTCCTCGGCCCCAACGGCGCGGGCAAGTCCACCACCATGCGCCTCGTCCTCGGCCTGGACCGCCCCACCTCCGGCACCGCCACCCTCGACGGCCGCCCCTACGCCGCGCTCCGCGATCCGCTGCGCCGGGTGGGCGCCCTCCTGGACGCCCGTGCCGCCCACGGCTCCCGCACCGCCCACGACCATCTGCTGGCCCTCGCGGTGAGCAACCGCCTTCCCGTCACCCGCGTCGGCGAGGTGCTGGAGCGGACCGGCCTCGCCCCCGTGGCCCGGCGCCGGGTGCGGACCTTCTCCCTCGGCATGCGCCAGCGGCTCGGCATCGCCGCGGCCCTGCTCGGCGACCCCGAGGTGATCCTGCTCGACGAACCCGCCAACGGGCTCGACCCCGAGGGCATCGTCTGGGTCCGCACCCTGCTGCGCGGGCTCGCGGCGGAAGGCCGTACGGTCCTGGTCTCCAGCCATCTGATGGGGGAGACGGGCGCCTTCGCGGACCACCTCGTCGTCCTCGGCCGGGGCCGCCTCCTCGCCGACACCCCGGTACGGGACTTCATCGACGCCCGCGTGCGCCCCCGGGTCCGGGTCCGCAGCACCGACGCCGACGCGCTCGGGGCACTCCTCACCCGGCACGGGTACGAGGGGGACCGCGCGGCGGACGGCACCTGGACCGTGCGGCACGCGCGCGTGGAGGAAGCCGGGCGGCTGCTGGCCGAAGAGGGGCTGCCGGTGCTCGAACTCGCGCTCCAGGACGCGAGCCTGGAGGAGGCGTACCTCGATCTGACGGCCGGCGAGGCCGAGTTCACCGCACAGCCACAGGAGGTCTGA
- a CDS encoding sensor histidine kinase, translating into MIRFLRPLLRGTTYTRLLHLWLPMLSVAFWMFIDPRTPWAPALFLVPLALIPAVRRGEGVQARLLLTPGEPEPGISEEPARSWRDRGRTLLWLELRMVLGLIAMFASVRLPILTVDLAEGAWGQPPSFAPHRAYALLAPLPLVALYGVVLGLGALVTRCARRLLGPSAAERLAALEERTEQLLERTRIARELHDSIGHALTVAVVQAGAARAAGDPEFTGRALTAIEETGRAALEDLERVLGVLREAERPASARPTLADADRLLESARASGAEVDFRATGAVESLPGPVSREGYRILQESLTNVLRHAGAVPVRVRVSADVRQLVLEISNPLPTELPRTDGGSGLRGIRERAALLGGTARTGPEAGTWLVRAELPLS; encoded by the coding sequence ATGATCCGGTTCCTGCGCCCGCTGCTGCGCGGGACGACGTACACACGGCTGCTGCATCTGTGGCTGCCCATGCTGAGCGTGGCGTTCTGGATGTTCATCGACCCGCGCACCCCGTGGGCGCCCGCGCTGTTCCTCGTCCCGCTCGCGCTGATCCCGGCCGTGCGGCGGGGCGAGGGCGTGCAGGCGCGGCTGCTGCTGACGCCCGGCGAGCCGGAGCCCGGCATCTCCGAGGAGCCCGCGCGGAGTTGGCGGGACCGGGGGCGCACGCTGCTCTGGCTGGAGCTGCGGATGGTGCTCGGCCTGATCGCCATGTTCGCCTCGGTACGGTTGCCGATCCTCACCGTCGACCTGGCGGAGGGCGCGTGGGGGCAACCGCCCTCCTTCGCCCCGCACCGGGCGTACGCCCTGCTGGCGCCACTTCCCCTCGTCGCGCTGTACGGCGTGGTGCTCGGGCTCGGCGCGTTGGTCACCCGGTGTGCGCGGCGGCTGCTGGGTCCGTCGGCGGCCGAGCGGCTGGCGGCGCTGGAGGAGCGGACCGAGCAGCTTCTCGAACGGACCCGGATCGCACGGGAGTTGCACGACTCGATCGGGCACGCCCTGACCGTGGCCGTGGTGCAGGCGGGGGCCGCGCGGGCGGCCGGGGACCCGGAGTTCACCGGGCGGGCGCTGACCGCCATCGAGGAGACGGGCCGAGCCGCGCTGGAGGACCTGGAGCGGGTGCTCGGGGTGCTGCGCGAGGCGGAACGGCCGGCGAGCGCCCGTCCGACGCTGGCGGACGCGGACCGCCTGCTGGAGTCGGCGCGGGCCTCCGGCGCGGAGGTCGACTTCCGGGCCACCGGCGCGGTGGAGTCCCTCCCCGGCCCGGTGTCGCGCGAGGGCTACCGCATCCTCCAGGAGTCCCTGACGAACGTCCTGCGGCACGCGGGCGCGGTGCCGGTGCGGGTACGGGTGTCGGCCGACGTCCGCCAACTCGTCCTGGAGATAAGCAATCCGCTCCCGACGGAACTCCCCCGGACCGACGGCGGCAGCGGCCTGCGCGGGATACGCGAGCGCGCCGCCCTCCTCGGCGGCACCGCCCGCACCGGACCGGAGGCGGGCACCTGGCTCGTACGGGCCGAGCTTCCCCTGAGCTGA
- a CDS encoding response regulator transcription factor has product MPVTVLLVDDEPLVRAGLRAVLAAQPDIEVAGEAADGAAVIPLVRSLRPDVVAMDVRMPLLDGIEATRAVLRTVADPPKILVVTTFEDDEYVYEALRAGADGFLLKRSRPEEIVHAVRLVAAGDSLLFPASVRQLAARYGTGRVGAEPLAGARLTGREAEVLRLMARGLTNAEIAAGLVVGAETVKSHVSAVLAKLGARDRTQAVIAAYESGFVAPR; this is encoded by the coding sequence ATGCCGGTCACCGTACTGCTCGTCGACGACGAACCCCTGGTCCGTGCCGGTCTGCGGGCCGTGCTGGCGGCGCAGCCCGACATCGAGGTGGCCGGGGAGGCGGCCGACGGCGCCGCCGTCATCCCGCTGGTGCGGAGCCTGCGGCCGGACGTGGTGGCGATGGACGTCCGGATGCCGCTGCTGGACGGCATCGAGGCGACCCGCGCGGTCCTGCGTACGGTCGCTGATCCGCCGAAGATCCTGGTGGTCACCACCTTCGAGGACGACGAGTACGTCTACGAGGCGCTGCGCGCGGGGGCGGACGGGTTCCTGCTGAAGCGGTCCCGCCCGGAGGAGATCGTGCACGCGGTACGGCTGGTCGCGGCGGGCGACTCGCTGCTGTTCCCGGCGTCGGTACGGCAGTTGGCGGCCCGGTACGGGACCGGTCGGGTGGGCGCCGAGCCGCTGGCGGGGGCGCGGCTGACCGGGCGGGAGGCGGAGGTGCTGCGGCTGATGGCACGGGGGCTGACCAACGCGGAGATCGCCGCCGGGCTGGTCGTCGGGGCGGAGACGGTGAAGTCGCATGTGAGCGCCGTACTCGCCAAGTTGGGTGCGCGGGACCGTACCCAGGCGGTGATCGCGGCCTACGAGTCGGGGTTCGTCGCGCCCCGGTGA
- a CDS encoding ROK family transcriptional regulator: MGQLTGGDPSLLRRINSAVVLRALRDTDCATLTEITRATGLSRPTVEGVVEGLAEAGLVVERAAEEGTARRQGRPARRFRFRAEAGHLLGLEIGAHRVVAVVADLDGRVLGTQTRDVDEKAPADERLERLRGTVAELLRRTGVPRGSLRAVGVGTPGIVEADGTVRLGTALPQWTGLHLGERLSRSFRCPVLVENDANVAAVAEHWQGAAKDTDDVVFVLAGLSPGAGSLIGGRLHRGHGGAAGEIGALHLLGREATPEALLSTTDEPLPPLDEQAVTEVFALAREGDGSALAAVERFIQRLVHDVAALVLALDPELVVVGGWAAGLDGVLDPLRRELARYCLRPPAVALSLLGEAVVATGALRLALDHVERQLFAVEGAVGS; this comes from the coding sequence GTGGGGCAGTTGACCGGTGGTGATCCCTCGCTGCTGCGGAGGATCAATTCCGCGGTGGTGCTGCGCGCGCTGCGCGACACCGACTGCGCGACGCTCACGGAGATCACCCGGGCCACCGGGCTGTCCCGGCCGACCGTCGAGGGGGTCGTGGAGGGCCTGGCCGAGGCGGGTCTGGTGGTGGAGCGGGCGGCCGAGGAGGGCACCGCCCGCCGTCAGGGGCGGCCCGCGCGCCGGTTCCGGTTCCGGGCCGAGGCGGGGCATTTGCTGGGTCTGGAGATCGGCGCGCACCGGGTGGTCGCGGTCGTCGCCGACCTGGACGGCCGGGTGCTGGGCACGCAGACCCGGGACGTCGACGAGAAGGCGCCGGCCGACGAGCGGCTGGAGCGGCTGCGCGGCACGGTCGCCGAGCTGCTGCGCCGTACCGGCGTCCCACGGGGCTCGCTGCGCGCGGTCGGCGTCGGTACGCCGGGCATCGTGGAGGCCGACGGAACGGTTCGCCTGGGCACCGCGCTGCCCCAGTGGACCGGGCTCCACCTGGGCGAGCGGCTGAGCCGCTCCTTCCGGTGCCCGGTGCTGGTGGAGAACGACGCCAACGTGGCCGCCGTGGCCGAGCACTGGCAGGGCGCCGCCAAGGACACCGACGACGTGGTCTTCGTGCTGGCCGGCTTGAGTCCGGGCGCGGGCTCGCTGATCGGTGGCCGGCTGCACCGGGGGCACGGCGGGGCGGCCGGGGAGATCGGCGCGCTGCATCTGCTGGGCCGGGAGGCGACCCCGGAGGCCCTGCTGTCCACCACGGACGAGCCGCTGCCGCCGCTGGACGAGCAGGCGGTGACCGAGGTCTTCGCGCTGGCCCGGGAGGGCGACGGCTCGGCGCTGGCGGCGGTGGAGCGGTTCATCCAGCGGCTGGTGCACGACGTGGCCGCGCTGGTGCTGGCGCTCGACCCGGAGCTGGTGGTGGTCGGCGGCTGGGCGGCCGGCCTGGACGGCGTCCTCGACCCCCTCCGCCGCGAACTGGCCCGCTACTGCCTGCGCCCCCCGGCCGTCGCCCTGTCCCTGCTGGGCGAGGCGGTGGTGGCCACGGGCGCGCTGCGGCTGGCGCTGGACCATGTGGAACGGCAGCTGTTCGCGGTCGAGGGCGCCGTGGGGTCGTAG
- a CDS encoding GntR family transcriptional regulator: MGTTQLETVPEPKYLHLKTVLSEALDSEFSVGEILPNERDLAARFGVARATLRQALEQLELEGRLQRRRGVGTTVAPPRVGVALGTGRQTWPGTGDDAWQPMDCERAVPPAPVAAALDTGTDEVHLVRRFRMSQGRRVATELLYIPAASVPDLSAIDAPSGPARARAVLRELQRLELDRQDRAVELGSAGAEDAKELDRLPGSPVLVVTTRFTVRGRTAALGVATYRADTCRLTFGDTPDVEIHHDPERRAS; this comes from the coding sequence GTGGGGACCACGCAACTGGAAACGGTGCCGGAGCCGAAGTACTTGCACCTCAAAACCGTACTGAGCGAGGCACTGGACTCCGAGTTCTCGGTGGGCGAGATCCTGCCGAACGAACGCGATCTCGCCGCCCGCTTCGGCGTCGCCCGCGCCACGCTCCGGCAGGCGCTGGAGCAACTCGAGCTGGAGGGACGGCTGCAGCGCCGCCGGGGGGTCGGCACGACCGTCGCCCCGCCGCGTGTCGGTGTCGCCCTCGGCACCGGCCGGCAGACCTGGCCCGGCACCGGTGACGACGCCTGGCAGCCGATGGACTGCGAGCGCGCCGTACCGCCCGCCCCGGTCGCGGCCGCCCTGGACACCGGCACCGACGAGGTGCACCTCGTCCGCCGGTTCCGGATGTCGCAGGGCCGGCGCGTCGCCACCGAGCTGCTGTACATCCCGGCCGCCTCGGTGCCCGACCTGAGCGCGATCGACGCGCCCTCCGGGCCGGCCCGCGCCCGCGCGGTGCTGCGCGAACTCCAGCGGCTCGAACTCGACCGGCAGGACCGCGCGGTGGAGCTGGGCTCGGCCGGCGCGGAGGACGCGAAGGAACTCGACCGGCTGCCCGGCTCGCCCGTCCTCGTCGTCACCACCCGGTTCACCGTCCGGGGCCGCACCGCCGCGCTCGGCGTGGCCACCTACCGCGCCGACACCTGCCGCCTCACCTTCGGCGACACCCCGGACGTGGAGATACACCACGACCCGGAACGCCGCGCCTCCTGA